The following coding sequences are from one Arachis hypogaea cultivar Tifrunner chromosome 7, arahy.Tifrunner.gnm2.J5K5, whole genome shotgun sequence window:
- the LOC112702838 gene encoding uncharacterized protein, producing MLHNLFYPFDSIVVTPTKPIKMLPLPCSTTTSSFSAFPCTLNIINKFNYNKLITMAVPPSSSSSSSIHYDSLRVLEWDKLSDLVASFATTSLGREALKAQLWSLNRTYEESLRLLGETNAAVEMNKHGSCRLRFGHVDVMLVKAAIRQGRRSMPVNGFEARAVMALLQCAETLQGDLKVAIKEDKDWYSRFMPLTEVIMEFVVNRSLVKMIEQVIDEDGSVKDSASPALKQSRQQVRVLEGKIQQLMENLIRNERSESSILEVNKVDGRWCIKVNSGQKTSFSGLLLSSGSGVGSTIEPLSAVPLNDELQRTRTLVAKAESDVLLALTKKMHPDLDDIEKILKSLVHLDVINARATYGLSFGGSSPNMFLPDFNSSSKSEGNNNKEWTLYLPKAYHPLLLQRHKENLQKAKKDVNVSSSVAAVENASPVPVDFLVSHKTRVIVITGPNTGGKTICLKTVGLAAMMAKSGLYVLASESAQIPWFDLVFADIGDEQSLSQSLSTFSGHLRQISNIRLQSTNQSLVLLDEVGAGTNPLEGAALGMSLLESFAQDGSLLTIATTHHGELKTLKYSNEAFENACMEFDEVNLKPTYKVLWGVPGRSNAINIAERLGLPSVVVDTARKLYGSASAEIDEVITDMEKLKQDYQELLDGSRHHLMRSRELYNSLLDTKRKITEHGINLRYKKMRDVSEAAASARSILHKKVRQLSASAKLQPPNKAGKSSQLSATSSSPITIDKKEPTITDRKAPANINQSSSDRSKLPKVGDMVHVSSLGKIVSVLKVDSSKGEVVVQAGNMKLKLNVTDIQRS from the exons ATGTTGCATAACCTTTTCTACCCTTTTGACTCCATTGTTGTAACACCAACAAAACCCATAAAGATGTTACCTTTACCTTGTTCCACAACCACTTCATCGTTCTCTGCTTTCCCATGTACCCTTAACATCATCAACAAATTCAACTACAATAAACTGATAACCATGGCAGtcccaccttcttcttcttcttcttcttccattcacTATGATAGCCTCAGGGTGCTTGAATGGGACAAGCTTTCTGACTTGGTTGCTTCCTTTGCTACAACTTCATTGGGTCGTGAAGCTCTCAAG GCCCAGTTATGGTCCCTGAATAGAACTTACGAGGAAAGTCTCAGGCTTCTCGGTGAAACCAATGCAGCAGTTGAGATGAACAAGCATGGAAGCTGTAGATTGCGATTTGGACATGTTGATGTTATGCTG GTGAAAGCTGCTATTCGGCAAGGCAGGAGAAGTATGCCGGTTAATGGATTTGAGGCAAGGGCTGTCATGGCTCTTTTGCAATGTGCTGAGACGTTGCAGGGTGATCTAAAAGTGGCCATAAAGGAAGACAAGGACTGGTATAGTCGTTTCATGCCTCTTACAGAAGTG ATCATGGAATTTGTCGTTAATCGATCTTTAGTTAAAATGATAGAACAAGTTATTGATGAAGATGGCTCTGTTAAGGACTCTGCG AGTCCAGCCCTTAAACAATCACGGCAGCAAGTCAGAGTACTAGAGGGAAAG ATACAACAGTTAATGGAGAATTTAATCAGGAACGAAAGGAGTGAATCATCAATTCTT GAAGTGAACAAAGTTGATGGAAGGTGGTGCATAAAAGTGAATTCTGGACAGAAGACAAGTTTTAGTGGTCTATTGTTGTCCAG TGGTTCAGGAGTAGGGAGTACTATAGAGCCACTTTCCGCTGTTCCCTTAAATGATGAGTTGCAGAGAACAAGAACTTTGGTGGCTAAGGCTGAGTCAGATGTGCTTTTGGCATTAACCAAAAAG ATGCATCCGGACCTTGATGATATTGAAAAGATATTGAAGAGTTTGGTTCATCTGGATGTG ATTAATGCTCGAGCGACTTATGGTCTTTCATTTGGAGGGTCAAGTCCTAATATGTTTCTTCCGGATTTCAATAGCTCTTCTAAATCTGAAGGCAATAATAACAAGGAATGGACATTGTATTTGCCTAAAGCATATCATCCTTTATTACTTCAAAGGCATAAGGAAAATTTGCAGAAGGCCAAAAAGGATGTAAACGTTTCTTCTTCA GTTGCCGCAGTGGAGAATGCCTCACCAGTACCAGTTGATTTTTTGGTATCTCATAAAACTCGTGTTATAGTTATAACTGGTCCGAATACTGGTGGTAAAACCATATGTCTGAAGACTGTAGGATTGGCTGCTATGATGGCAAAATCAG GTCTTTATGTTCTTGCTTCTGAATCTGCACAAATTCCttggtttgatttggtttttGCCGACATTGGTGATGAGCAGTCCTTATCACAGTCTTTGTCTACCTTCTCTGGCCACCTAAGACAAATAAGT AATATTAGATTGCAGTCAACAAACCAATCTTTGGTGCTACTAGACGAG GTTGGTGCAGGAACAAACCCCCTTGAAGGAGCAGCATTAGGCATGTCATTATTGGAATCTTTTGCTCAAGATGGTTCTTTGCTGACCATAGCTACAACTCATCATGGTGAACTGAAAACTCTGAAATACAG TAATGAAGCATTCGAAAATGCATGTATGGAGTTTGATGAGGTGAATTTGAAGCCAACTTACAAGGTTCTCTGGGGTGTACCAG GGCGCTCAAATGCAATCAATATAGCTGAGAGATTGGGACTACCTTCTGTTGTTGTGGATACCGCTCGTAAGTTATATGGTTCTGCCAGTGCAGAGATTGATGAG GTAATAACTGATATGGAAAAGTTGAAACAAGATTATCAAGAGCTATTGGACGGTTCACGTCATCATCTGAT GCGCTCCAGAGAACTTTACAATAGTCTGTTGGACACGAAAAGGAAGATAACGGAACATGGTATTAATCTAAGATACAAAAAGATGAGAGATGTATCTGAGGCTGCAGCATCGGCGAGATCCATCCTCCACAAGAAAGTAAGGCAGCTGAGTGCATCAGCTAAGCTACAGCCGCCCAATAAAGCTGGCAAGAGCTCTCAGTTGTCGGCAACTAGCAGCAGCCCTATTACCATAGATAAAAAGGAACCTACCATCACTGATAGAAAAGCTCCTGCAAATATTAACCAATCATCATCAG ATAGGTCAAAGCTTCCCAAGGTTGGTGATATGGTACATGTCTCTTCGCTTGGTAAAATAGTGTCTGTTTTAAAAGTCGATTCATCCAAAGGAGAGGTGGTGGTTCAAGCTGGAAACATGAAGTTGAAGTTAAATGTAACAGACATTCAAAGATCCTAG